A single window of Pseudophryne corroboree isolate aPseCor3 chromosome 5, aPseCor3.hap2, whole genome shotgun sequence DNA harbors:
- the FOXQ1 gene encoding forkhead box protein Q1 yields the protein MSLEVFSRAAYVDKVCSSDLEASMPSPLSSRDDELGSDGDFVANSPTPALCPRDSEMDTDTGSLGGEEEEAEEEEEGEVRPRSERDGEGAEVPVGCRSPAAEVGKAKTYTRRPKPPYSYIALIAMAIRDSASGRLTLAEINDYLMKKFPFFRGQYTGWRNSVRHNLSLNDCFVKVLRDPSRPWGKDNYWMLNPNSEYTFADGVFRRRRKRLNRVTKCLKEQELQGLSEQQHQHHTASVQGSAPPSSRLHRTPSSPSSTASTSTKDTSPATKFSSSFAIDSILSKPFRKRENSEIDSKSSGGRILWPTGSLLHSPPSVPTYPLLSYPPSSSLHHPSALFPISPLSSNGASLHLQLYRYCLPEALLLLMDPRSEGQQLSTDPREDRHTPSQHHPLFPHPSPSKAFSEHLGNAEILCTLRSPGSYPPYRPETLLA from the coding sequence ATGAGCTTGGAAGTGTTTTCCCGAGCAGCCTATGTGGACAAGGTGTGCAGCAGCGACCTGGAGGCCAGCATGCCGTCCCCACTTTCCAGCCGGGACGATGAGCTGGGCTCAGACGGTGACTTTGTAGCCAATAGCCCCACTCCAGCCCTGTGCCCAAGAGACTCTGAGATGGACACGGACACCGGTAGCCTGGGAGGCGAAGAGGAggaggcggaggaggaggaggagggagaggtgagACCGCGATCTGAGAGGGATGGAGAAGGTGCAGAGGTGCCTGTGGGCTGTAGATCACCAGCTGCCGAAGTTGGTAAAGCAAAGACATACACCCGCCGTCCAAAGCCGCCATACTCCTACATCGCCCTAATAGCCATGGCCATCAGGGACTCCGCCAGCGGCCGCCTGACACTGGCCGAGATCAATGACTATCTGATGAAGAAGTTCCCCTTCTTCCGGGGCCAGTACACCGGCTGGAGGAACTCTGTCAGGCATAACCTCTCCCTCAATGACTGCTTTGTGAAAGTCCTAAGAGACCCGTCTCGCCCCTGGGGCAAAGACAACTACTGGATGCTGAACCCCAACAGTGAGTACACCTTTGCCGACGGCGTTTTCAGGCGCAGGAGAAAGAGGCTGAACAGGGTCACCAAGTGCCTTAAAGAGCAGGAGCTGCAGGGGTTGTCCGAGCAGCAGCATCAGCATCACACAGCTTCAGTCCAGGGCTCTGCACCTCCATCCAGCAGACTCCACAGAACACCTTCCTCTCCATCCTCCACTGCTTCCACCAGCACCAAGGACACCAGCCCAGCGACCAAGTTCTCCAGCTCCTTTGCCATCGACAGCATCCTGAGCAAACCTTTCCGGAAAAGAGAGAACTCAGAAATAGACAGCAAATCATCAGGTGGAAGGATTCTATGGCCTACCGGTTCATTACTACATTCCCCTCCTTCAGTCCCGACTTACCCTCTCCTATCTTACCCTCCATCATCCTCCCTGCATCATCCATCCGCTCTTTTCCCAATCAGCCCTCTTAGTAGTAATGGGGCATCACTGCACTTACAACTCTATAGGTATTGCCTGCCCGAAGCTCTGCTGCTTTTAATGGATCCCAGGAGTGAAGGACAACAGCTGTCTACTGACCCCAGGGAAGACCGACACACTCCTTCCCAACACCACCCACTCTTCCCACACCCCAGCCCCAGTAAGGCTTTCTCAGAACACCTGGGCAATGCTGAGATCCTCTGCACTCTGCGCTCACCTGGCTCTTATCCCCCCTACAGGCCAGAGACATTGCTAGCGTGA